DNA sequence from the Manihot esculenta cultivar AM560-2 chromosome 11, M.esculenta_v8, whole genome shotgun sequence genome:
GAGTAGTGCCATCAAAATCTCAAATTTTGCTAATAAATGGCTTGGAAATAAACCTTTCACATCAATACATGCAGAGTTTTATATCTGCTGCTTCCTCACTTCGTGGTGTGAGTGAGTCCTCATTTCAAGATAACACAGAATGTGTGCTTTCTATAAACAAATATGGGTCATAATGCCCCATTTGTCTGATATCCCATCGTTTTATACCACAATCTCCTACTACTTGACGTTATATTCATGCGTATGAGTGCTAGGGAGAGATTCTTTAGACATGCATATCCCTGTTACAGATTTTACTCTTTATTGTTTTCCAGAATATTTTTTATGGAACATTGTTAatgcttaaaaattttattccttTATCTGCCCTAGATAGAGTGATGAATTAAGGCTTATAGCTGACCAATTTTGTGAAATGGTACTAATTCATTGTCTCCATGCTATTGATTTGATCTTTGATGGCCATGGAGTTGGTTTCTAGTAATTGCTATAGAAATTGTAGACCTGATGAGAACTTATATTCTCCTTGATATTGAATGTTTTTCTTGAAATGTTCTCAGCTTCATATCTGAATGCATGGGTGTTTTCGGAAGCTGAATTAATCCAATGTACTGATCTAATGATGTCAAAGTGATTTACACTTTCTTTGATTTTTGGAGAGTTGCATTGAAGTTTCTTCTCATTGTCTTGCAGAAAGATGTTTTCTTAATATGTTCAAATGCGATGCAGTATAATGCTCCTGATACCATATATTTTAGACAGGTACCATCAGCCTTATAACTCTGAATTTCCCGTTGTTCAGTCATTTAGAAATGTCATTTGAATTTCTGTTGTTGTTAGGCACGAAGTATTCAAGAGCTGGCCAAAAAGAGTTTTGAAAATTTAAGGCAAGATAGTGATGATAATGAACCAGAAACTAAAATAGTGAGGAGAGGTAGACCTCCAACcaagaattttaaaaaaccAGTTGGTAGGCCTTCACTGGAGCATGCTGGTTCAGAGGTTGCCTTGGATCGAACTCCTCCAACTGGGGGAGAGAGCACCATCTGGTCCAATAATGATCTGAGAAAAGGACCTCATGTTTCAGACAAGAGCTTTGCAGATTCATCAAGTCGATCACATGGTTCTCGCAATGACGCGTATTGGTTAACTGACAACAAAAAATCTGAAAGGAATGAAGATGCTACAGGTTTGAAATATTGGTCTCCCAACCTCCCCACCGCTTCTTTCTTTTGGCCCCCATTTCCTCTTGTGGCCTATATGATCTTAAACAAGGATCTCATGATTCAGACAATAGGAGGCTTGAGTCGCTTTCACTTTGTTGCAGGCTCCATGTATAAGGGTAATTCAATGAAGTATGGGAAAAGACAATTTGTACTTGATGAGAACAGACGGAACACATACAAGCAATTGCCGGCTGGTGGAGGTGAACCATCTGTGTTGACTACTTTTGATGCAGAGAGGAAGCAGCTAATGGCTGTATGTATCACGTTGATATccattcttttaattaattattttaaccaTCATTGTTGAACCATCCATGGCTCCATGTGTGTTTTTTTGTTCTTTCCCATGGGCTAATATATTTTGGACTTGTTAGGTTGTCATGCTCTAGTTACTTGATTGATGTAGCTTTCATATGAATCAGGTAGGGCTTCTGACAGAGCATGGTTATGCAAGGAGCTTAGATCGATTCGCTGCAAATATTGGCACTGCTGCTTGGAGAATTGCTTCGAAGAGGATTGAGAGGTCTTTGCCTCCTGGAGTGAAGTTTGGCCCTGGGTGGGTTGGGGAAAATGACATACCGCCTCAGAGGCCATTGCTTCTTTCTTCAACCCTTCAAGGTCTGCCGTCACCATCACGGCTTCTTTCTCTTCCTGAGGATTCATGTGCTGTTGCCCCTTGCAATGTTGAATCGAGAGAAAAACTATTAGCAAAACCTGACAATATTCTGAGCAAGAACGAGGTACCTCAAATTCACTCAGCTTCGGAGGCACAATTAATCAATGCTCTTCCTCCATCTGCCTCAACATCTACACCCCCTGCAGCTGCTCGTAAATCTGAACCTTGCACAGATAGTGAAGCAGAAGCAGCAGTTGATGGACTTAATTCACACGTGGGTCTTAACATTATCAACAGCAATACAACTATGATCAGGCCAAGGCTTCCCTTCCAGATTCACCAGAGCGGCACTGTTCACCCGGGCATTAATGGATTTAATGGCGCATACGAGTTTAGTCTTCCAGCGCAGATGGGAAAACTAATTGGGAATGCCAGACCTGCTGGTGCTGGATTTCAGCCATGTCAGATGTCTGATAGAATCTCTAGAACTAATACTAACTTTGTCCATCAAGCAACAACAAACAGCTTGAACTCGGAAAATCCCAAGTTTTCAGATAATTCCTCTACAATAAATCCCACGGGTGCACTACCTAATTCTGGGAACGAGGAAAAGGAAGCACAAAAATCTGGAGTCAAACATGGACATTCTTGGCAACAGTCAAAACCAGATCCAGGAGTGTCACCACAACAGAAGCCAGATTTAGTCCCACCTGACCTGAATGTCAGATTTCAGTCTCCAGGTTCTCCCAGTTCTAGCCGTGTGGATTCAGCACAGCCAGATTTGGCATTGCAGCTGTAAGAATAATCCTGagttattatcattattttctttttctcatctCTTTGATTTATGTTAACCATAGAATGGTGGGTTCAGAATTTGTGCTCGTGGAAGGTCCCTGGGAGGAGCCATCCGAGCCATGCCTAATTGTATTGTACAAGAGTAGGTTGTTTCTGTACAGATTAATCTATCCTAATTTGTAGGTTCATAAAAAGAGAGAAGCTTTCATTTGTAACATGGAAACTAATCAAACCCAAGATGTAGCAAGAATTTGATTataatgcatttcatgttagTGGGTCATAAATGGATTATATTAacttatattctttttataaaacCTTCGGTACTGTTGTTCTAATATTTGTAACAATTTaggttaatttgaatttaataaaaaaaattattttattaataaaatgaaaatttcagaattaaactcttttatttaaaaaaaagaaaggattgAACTGTAGTTTTTACCGAATTTTAGTTTGTATAACACAAATTTTATAAACTAGTAAATTAATCTCTAATATTTAAATCCCTTAATTTCTCTATACttatagagagagagacagagagttGTCACGTAACACTCACTAAAAAAAATGGTTTACTGTTTGTCTTATAGTTGACAATTTAATCCACTAGTCTAATCAATTGACTTATTAAAGATTATTTAAATATGTATtctagattttttaaattaattttttttatctcattatAAAACTATTGTCGAATTTAAAGTTGAAAATTTATAgttcaatttattataattattttcaatttcaatcataatcaaatttattttaaaaaaaaacttgaaatttatagcaaaaattaaaattaataatttatcatataattacgttaaatttatatttacatgtataatttattaatagttttaaaatatttaattaattcacaTTTTATGctaatttttattgattaaattaaataatttcaaattatttataaatctaGTCgtgtataaatataattaaaaacgagtgattttagaaattattcactttttttaattttttaaaaactaaatttaattaatatatgaatatatatattttttataaaattatctattaaaagggattgtaaaaatttttttctatatatatttttataattactttgtctttttattatactattaaaagaaattataaaataaaataattttataaacttatttttcttaattattcatctgaaaataaatattaacattaataatttgatttttttcccGTAAATCAACATTTGCATTTCATAGCTGGAACTTACAGCAAAGTTTTATTACACGTGAATTTGATAATTGATATTACTATCAGCTCGGTGATAATACATTTTGTAGCTAAAATTTAGGTATTATATTTGCAACAATATTTATTTGACAAAAAATCtaccgaaaaaaaaaaattggaatgttagaataaatattaaatctagCCCTAATTGAAACTCTAATATCTCATGATATAGTAAATGTCAAATTGAAAAGAGTATTATAGATGATAGCAGAATCAGTTTCACATACAATAAATTGAAAGTCtgtattttatgttattttgactGTTAACAGTACATCATGTCTTTCTTCTTACACAGTAGAAGAACACCATACTTGCATAGCATTACCATGCACAATCCTACCTATACTATCTTTAGCTACCACAGCAATAGCAGCAAGAAAAAACTGATCCAGTCAAACCACATCACTATTCAATTTGATACATTTCAAAAGGAGGGACACCAAATAGCAATTGAGCAAGACTTATGTGGCTGACAAGGAGAATCACAAAAAACATCATCATGTTAAAATATGTTGAAATCAATAGAGATATGACGTAATATAGTGATAGGATCAGACGGTATCGACTCAAAAACACAtttatttctttcatttcaGATATATTATAAGGTAAGAGTAGTTAGAGTCAAGGCCCTTTGAGTTCATTATGTTAAAATAGGTTGAAATCAATAGAGATATGACGTGATATAGCGATAGGATCAGACTGTACCGactcaaaaatatatttatttgatatattataaGGTAAGAGTAGTTAGAGTCAGGACCCTTTTGAGTCTATCTAAAACATTTCCATTAAGATTTCCTACCATATTACAAAACTAGAAAAATCCATAGAATCAGGTTTATAATTACATGGACCAATAAATCAATTTGTACGAGTATTTGAATACCAAAAAAaacatattctaaaatttaagagGAAGGTTGACAAATAAATCacttgaaatcttgcaaaacaCCTCGATCAATCAAATTAATAGAAACTGACAGTGCATTGTGAAAAAGTCACagaagaaaaaattataattttagagaAACTTGAAAAAATCATATGCGCTTCCATAAATATTATCTATTGAGCAGATAAGCTATACATGAACCGCTTATAATTGAATCTTATACTGTATTGCCCATGGAAGATTCATGCcacgtgtat
Encoded proteins:
- the LOC110626970 gene encoding uncharacterized protein LOC110626970; protein product: MGKIVETGKKKKKGRPSLLDLQKRTLKEQQQQQQQQQKKQNQNQNRNLSNSNSNNSALQTSHNYKSATPTPLRRSTRRNRTVSSPEHDEDDEDAIELNGKRREKKLKLVLKLPSSQKSEPDSASLNSNGSELKGEEDEATASYRRKRKINAIGDGSGFGVSEKEEKSVAGANPTNHVQDSGPSTPLPDKKLLLFILDRLQKKDTYGVYSEPVNPNELPDYHDIIEHPMDFGTVRKKLSSGVYTNLEQFEKDVFLICSNAMQYNAPDTIYFRQARSIQELAKKSFENLRQDSDDNEPETKIVRRGRPPTKNFKKPVGRPSLEHAGSEVALDRTPPTGGESTIWSNNDLRKGPHVSDKSFADSSSRSHGSRNDAYWLTDNKKSERNEDATGSMYKGNSMKYGKRQFVLDENRRNTYKQLPAGGGEPSVLTTFDAERKQLMAVGLLTEHGYARSLDRFAANIGTAAWRIASKRIERSLPPGVKFGPGWVGENDIPPQRPLLLSSTLQGLPSPSRLLSLPEDSCAVAPCNVESREKLLAKPDNILSKNEVPQIHSASEAQLINALPPSASTSTPPAAARKSEPCTDSEAEAAVDGLNSHVGLNIINSNTTMIRPRLPFQIHQSGTVHPGINGFNGAYEFSLPAQMGKLIGNARPAGAGFQPCQMSDRISRTNTNFVHQATTNSLNSENPKFSDNSSTINPTGALPNSGNEEKEAQKSGVKHGHSWQQSKPDPGVSPQQKPDLVPPDLNVRFQSPGSPSSSRVDSAQPDLALQL